The Cystobacter fuscus DSM 2262 sequence CGTGCGCCTTCCCAGGGAAGGCCTTCCACGGCGGTGAATGCCCCGCGCGGGATGCACGGGGAGACGGGGACTGGGGACGCGAAGACGCGGGAAGGACTACTCACGAGGCCCGACGGGGCCCGTGGCATGGAGCGCTGGACACACCTCTCCCGCGGGGAGCGAGGATCAGGCTCTCGGAGGCTGGAAGATGTCCGTGCCCACCGCGAGGAGAGCGGGCTCGCCGAGGGAGACGAGCGCCTGTTCCGGCGGAGTCACTTCGGCGAGCATTTCCAAGACGGGCGTGGCGGGGATCGCCCGGAGAGGGCAGTACGGGCACAGGCCGCAGTCACCCGCGCAGTCGGCACACGGGCCGTCGTCCTCTTCGCCCGCACAGTCCTCGACTCCGTCGCCGACGAGGGCGAGTGTCTGGGGGACCCCTCCGGTCGTCAGCATCAGAAGGAGGGCGATGAGGCGGAGGAACAACGGCATCGGTCCCCTGGGTCCTACCGGTGACGTGTGGGGCGAGTCAATGCACCGGGGCGGGGTCACGTGCCGGGTGCTCCTCGGTCAGCTTCTCCAGGAGGCGTCGCATCGCTCGGGAATCCCACTCCCGAGGGCCTTGGAAGCGGGCGACCAGGCGTCCGTCCACCACCAGGATGCTCGTGGGCAGCGTGTCCACGCCGAACGCGTGAGCGGCGCGCTTGCCCGCGTCCAGACGCAGGTGCAGGGCCGGGTCGGGCGGTCCTCCGAGGAACGTCTCCACGGCTGGCATGTCGGCGTCGTGACTGAAGAGCAGGACCTGGAGTTCCTCGGGAGGGTGCTTCGCCAGGGCCAACAGCCCGGGGGTTTCCTCGCGACACGGGGGGCACCACGATGCCCAGAAGACGATGAGCCGGGCGCGTGCATCCGGAGGGGCTTCGAGTGCGGGGGCGGCTCCTTCGAGTCGCAGGTAGCTCGGGGGTGGCTCGCTCTGGCAGCCCGCCGTTAGCGCCACCCATGCGCCAAGGAGGGCACTCACTACTCTGGGCATGATGAGTCCTGGGAGGGAGGTTAATCGTCCGCCGATGACGCCAGGGTGCGAGCGACCAT is a genomic window containing:
- a CDS encoding TlpA family protein disulfide reductase, with translation MPRVVSALLGAWVALTAGCQSEPPPSYLRLEGAAPALEAPPDARARLIVFWASWCPPCREETPGLLALAKHPPEELQVLLFSHDADMPAVETFLGGPPDPALHLRLDAGKRAAHAFGVDTLPTSILVVDGRLVARFQGPREWDSRAMRRLLEKLTEEHPARDPAPVH